A single genomic interval of Camelina sativa cultivar DH55 chromosome 11, Cs, whole genome shotgun sequence harbors:
- the LOC109127375 gene encoding uncharacterized protein LOC109127375 produces the protein MGRENLSGHRWSGAGSFKLIGKSSNKEKKKKGKEVPDETIGAAETLVDVEPRNTDTQNTAGPEAGEKQPDNDKPESSGAMDVNGQPNSVPSSQEQWETMKAMMVQLDVLTKALVPDPVVPTIRSKIVTGTIGVSPEDSPRNRRDYLDALEHVSRLRTKHFPGSTYPIVADEWRSRLVRNFNSTRYPKEYQKDIAVHFLEEKAHDWWVSVEKREGGKVLTYADFEKEFNKKFFPPEAWDRLESAYLNLIQGDMTVRAYDAEFSRLRRFVGKEIADDKAQVRPFIRGLRVDIHNHCVNGIFNSIVEVVERAAMIEAKIEEDKKLRRETISSRSKAKYGECKTCGKYHSGYCWKAVGACGRCGSKDHVIRNCPRMENGNGPRSCYLCGKEGHFRRECPKLDEGRQNHQRGNRGEESLPPPLKRQVVAP, from the exons ATGGGACGAGAGAACCTCTCCGGCCATAGATGGTCCGGGGCTgggtctttcaagttg ATAGGTAAGAGCAGCaataaggaaaagaagaagaagggaaaggAGGTGCCCGATGAGACCATTGGCGCCGCGGAGACACTGGTCGACGTGGAGCCAAGGAACACGGACACCCAAAATACAGCCGGACCTGAGGCTGGAGAGAAACAACCGGATAATGATAAGCCGGAGAGTAGCGGTGCTATGGACGTGAATGGGCAACCAAATTCCGTACCATCATCCCAAGAACAGTGGGAAACGATGAAGGCCATGATGGTACAGTTGGACGTGCTCACAAAGGCATTGGTACCGGATCCTGTGGTACCAACGATACGTAGCAAGATTGTTACAGGGACCATCGGAGTGAGTCCGGAAGATTCTCCGAGAAATAGAAGGGACTACTTGGATGCATTGGAGCATGTCTCGAGACTGAGGACAAAACATTTTCCGGGAAGTACGTATCCGATTGTGGCTGACGAGTGGAGGAGTCGACTTGTAAGAAATTTCAACTCCACTCGCTACCCGAAGGAGTATCAAAAGGACATTGCTGTCCATTTCCTTGAAGAGAAAGCACATGATTGGTGGGTGTCGGTTGAGAAACGTGAAGGCGGTAAAGTGCTAACTTATGCGGACTTTGAGAAGGAGTTCAACAAAAAATTCTTTCCCCCGGAAGCTTGGGACCGACTGGAAAGTGCGTACCTGAACCTGATACAAGGGGATATGACGGTACGTGCATATGATGCTGAATTCAGCCGCCTTAGGCGTTTTGTTGGAAAGGAAATCGCAGATGATAAAGCACAAGTCCGTCCCTTTATCCGCGGGTTAAGGGTGGACATCCACAACCATTGCGTGAACGGTATCTTTAACTCGATCGTTGAGGTGGTGGAAAGGGCGGCCATGATTGAAGCTAAGATAGAGGAAGATAAAAAGCTTAGACGCGAGACGATTTCTTCGC GGTCCAAAGCTAAGTATGGGGAGTGCAAAACTTGCGGAAAGTACCACAGCGGTTATTGCTGGAAGGCCGTGGGTGCATGCGGTCGCTGTGGAAGCAAGGATCATGTGATCCGGAACTGTCCGAGGATGGAAAATGGCAATGGGCCAAGGTCTTGCTACCTGTGCGGAAAAGAAGGACATTTTAGGAGGGAATGTCCGAAGCTTGATGAGGGAAGACAGAACCACCAACGTGGGAACCGTGGCGAGGAATCTTTACCGCCACCACTAAAGAGACAGGTTGTTGCACCATGA
- the LOC104724655 gene encoding bax inhibitor 1-like: MDAFSSFFDSPQPGGSRRSWSYDSLKNFRQISPSVQNHLKRVYLTLCCALVASAFGAYLHVLLNIGGLLTTIGCVGTMIWLLSCPPYEQQKRLSLLFVSAVLEGASVGPLIKVAIDVDPSILITAFVGTAIAFVCFSAAAMLARRREYLYLGGLLSSGLSMLMWLQFASSIFGGSASIFKFELYFGLLIFVGYMVVDTQEIIEKAHLGDMDYVKHSLTLFTDFVAVFVRILIIMLKNSADKEEKKKKRRY; this comes from the exons atggATGCGTTCTCGTCCTTCTTCGATTCTCCTCAACCAGGTGGTAGCAGAAGAAGCTGGAGCTATGATTCTCTTAAAAACTTCCGTCAGATTTCTCCCTCCGTTCAGAATCATCTCAAGCGG GTGTATTTGACATTATGCTGTGCTCTCGTTGCGTCTGCCTTTGGAGCTTACCTCCATGTGCTCTTGAACATTGGTGGTCTTCTTACTACTATTGGATGTGTTGGAACTATGATTTGGCTGCTTTCATGTCCTCCTTATGAACAA CAAAAGaggctttctcttctctttgtttctgcTGTTCTTGAAGGTGCTTCTGTTGGGCCCTTGATCAAAGTGGCAATTGATGTTGACCCAAG CATCCTCATCACTGCGTTTGTTGGAACTGCGATAGCGTTTGTCTGTTTCTCTGCTGCAGCAATGCTAGCGAGACGCAGGGAGTATCTCTACCTTGGAGGACTGCTTTCATCTGGCTTGTCCATGCTTATGTGGCTTCAGTTTGCCTCTTCTATCTTCGGTGGCTCTGCTTCTATTTTCAAGTTTGAG CTATACTTTGGGCTCTTGATCTTTGTGGGATACATGGTGGTGGATACACAAGAGATCATTGAGAAGGCACACCTTGGCGACATGGACTACGTGAAACACTCATTGACCCTCTTCACTGACTTTGTAGCTGTATTTGTTCGGATTCTCATCATAATG TTGAAGAACTCTGCggataaagaagagaagaagaagaaaaggagataCTAA
- the LOC104724657 gene encoding uncharacterized protein LOC104724657 yields MSISMALFSPPISSSLQNPNLIPKNPSSLLFSSTKRFSLVSVVPRASSDNGTTSPVSATVAEIPKPEAAALEEAPVESSSASEKDAVETSSATVIKFENAKWVNGTWDLKQFEKDGKTDWDSVIVSEAKRRKWLEDNPETTSNDEPVLFDTSIIPWWAWMKRYHLPEAELLNGRAAMIGFFMAYFVDSLTGVGLVDQMGNFFCKTLLFVSVAGVLFIRKNEDFDKLKDLFDETTLYDKQWQAAWKEPDSTTVSSKK; encoded by the exons atgTCTATATCCATGGCGTTGTTCTCCCCACCAATCTCATCATCacttcaaaaccctaatctcatCCCCAAAAACCcatcctctctcctcttctcctccaccaaacGTTTCTCTCTCGTCTCCGTCGTCCCTCGAGCTTCCTCCGACAATGGTACGACTTCACCAGTCTCCGCCACCGTCGCGGAGATTCCGAAACCTGAGGCTGCGGCTTTAGAGGAAGCTCCGGTTGAAAGCTCCTCCGCTTCTGAAAAGGACGCCGTCGAGACGAGCTCAGCGACGGTGATCAAATTCGAGAATGCGAAGTGGGTCAATGGAACTTGGGATCTGAAACAGTTCGAGAAAGATGGCAAAACAGATTGGGACTCTGTTATCGTTTCTG AGGCAAAGAGGAGAAAATGGCTTGAAGATAACCCGGAAACAACTAGTAACGACGAGCCTGTACTCTTTGATACTTCGATTATTCCATGGTGGGCATGGATGAAGAGATACCATCTACCTGAAGCCGAGCTTCTCAATG GTCGTGCTGCGATGATAGGGTTCTTTATGGCTTACTTTGTTGATAGCCTTACCGGAGTTGGACTTGTTGATCAAATGGGGAACTTCTTCTGTAAAACACTCTTGTTTGTGTCTGTAGCTGGAGTTCTGTTCATCCGAAAGAATGAAGATTTTGACAAACTCAAGGATCTGTTCGATGAGACAACGTTATATGACAAGCAATGGCAAGCTGCATGGAAAGAGCCTGATTCAACGACAGTGTCTTCGAAGAAGTGA